GACGGTGAAGGTATTGCCAAAGACCAACGAGAATTAGTGTTTGATGCTTTCACACGCCTCGATAAAAGCCGCAACAAAGAAAATGGTGGTTTTGGACTGGGTTTAGCCATCGTTAAGCGCATCGCTCAATGGCATCAAGGACAGTGTTATGTCACTGACTCTCAATGGCGAGGGGCGAAATTCAGCCTGAAATTGCCTAACATTTCATCACGTTAATACTTTTTAACAAATTTGCTACCAAGCATCCGACTTCCCCTCTAGCATCATCAGACAATTGAGTTACACTAACTCAGTTAACTCAATAAGATGATAATAATATGAAACTTTCTCCGCTTTTTGCCGCGACTATGACGGCAATGCTAGCCCTATCAGGCTGTGAAAATACTCAAGCGCCAAATTCAAAAGCTTCAGCAACAGAAACCGTTGCTAAAGCTGCAGCCAACGAAATCGCTTACGAAAAATTTACCCTAGATAACGGCTTAGAAGTTATCTTCCACACCGACCACAGCGACCCAGTGGTTGCCGTTGCCCTCACCTCTCACGTTGGCTCAGCCCGTGAATTACCGGGGCGCACAGGTTTTGCGCATTTATTCGAGCATCTATTGTTCTTAGAATCAGAAAACCTTGGTAAAGGCGGCTTAGATAAACTAAGTGCCCGTATCGGTGGCTCAGGCGCTAACGGTTCAACCAGCCGTGATCGCACCAACTACTATCAAGCTGTGCCGAGTAACGCACTTGAGAAAATGATTTGGGCGGAAGCCGATAAGCTAGGTTTCTTCATCAACACAGTAACTGAGCAAGTGCTAGCGAAAGAAAAACAAGTCGTTAAAAACGAGAAGCGTCAGAGCGTCGACAACCGTCCATACGGTCACACTTACGCCGTTATCGATAAAACACTTTATCCTGAAGGTCACCCATACAGCTGGCAGGTAATCGGCTCATTAACCGATCTGCAAAACGCCACCTTGGATGACGTGAAAAACTTCTTTAAGCGCTGGTATGTGCCAAACAACGTAACACTGGTTGTATCTGGTGATTTCGATCCTAAACAAGCGAAAGAATGGGTTCACAAATACTTTGACGAAATCAAACGCGGCGAAGATGTCGTGCCAAACAAAAAACAACCTGCGGTATTAACTGAATCTCGCAAGGTGATGTTTGAAGATAGCCTAGCGCAATTGCCAGCATTGACCATGGTATGGCCAACGGTGCCAATTTATCACCCTGATTCATACGCGCTATCTGTGCTGTCAGAGTTACTTGGCGATGGTAAATCAGCGCCATTAAACAAAGAGCTAGTTGATAAGCTAAAACTGACTTCATCAGTAGATGTCTACGGTTGGGAATCTGAGCTTGCAGGCCAATTCTTTATCTCAAGCCGCGGCTTTAAAGACGTGAAACTTGACGATATCGAAGGCGGCATTCAAGCGGCACTAGCGAACTTTGAAAAGAACGGTTTCGAGCAAGCAGACTTAGATCGCATTAAAGCCGGCCAAGAAACCGCATTCTACCAAAGCATTTCTAGCGTATTAGGCAAAGGCTTCCAGCTTGCTCAATACAACATCTTCGCCGACGATCCGGGTTACATTAACCAGCACGGCAAAAACATTCTTGCAGTAACCAAAGACGACGTATGGCGCGTGTATAACAAGTACATTAAAAACAAACCATTCGTAGCCACTAGCTTTGTACCAACAGGCGAAACTAAACTTGCACTCTCTGGCTCTAAACTAGTCACCGTTGAGCAAGAAAAAATCGTGATGGGTGCAGAAGAAAGCTTCGACGCATCACAACAAGCGACTTATAAAAGAACGCCATCGACCTTTGATCGCACCGTCGAACCACCATACGGTAAAGATCCTGTATTAGCAGTACCACAAGTGTGGAATGAAACCCTAGATAACGGTATTAAAGTCTCTGGCATCGTCAGCAACGAAACGCCATTGGTGCAAGTAAACATCGATATCGCTGGCGGTATGTTATTCGACGACATCAACAAAGTTGGCGTGGCGAACTTAGTAGGCGAACTACTTAATCGCGGTACACAAAGCCAAAGCATTAGCCAATTTGAAGATGCAATCAAAGCCCTAGGCGCATCAATCGACACCTACACCACCAGCGACAGTATTCGCATTTCAGCAAGCATGCTTGCCCGTAATTACGATGCGGTAATGGCGCTTATTAGCGATATGCTATTACACCCGCGTTGGGATGCCGAAGAATTCGCGCAAACTAAAGCGCGCCTTAAAAATCAGCTGATCCAGCAAAAAACTAGCCCACGCGCTATTGCTAACAGTCAGTTCAACCAATTGGTGTACGGCAAAGACAATATTTTCGCCTACAACCAAGCGGGTAGCATTGAATCATTGGATAAAATTACCCTCGATGATTTAAAAGCCTATTACTTTGATAACATGCTGCCAAACCTTGCCACCATGCAAATTGTGGGTGACATCAAAGAAGAGCAAGTGTTAGCGCCGCTAACGATGTTAAACGCCAAGTGGAAAGCGAAAGAGCGCACTTTGCCAACGATTAAGCAACCTACGCTCGCTGATAAACCGCAACTGTATTTCTACGACATACCGGGCGCAAAGCAATCACAACTGCGCATTGGTCATGCATCATTGCTCGCTAGTGATAAGAACTTCTACAATGCACAAGTGATGAACTATCGCTTAGGCGGTGGTGGTTTTGCCTCTAAACTCACCCAAGAGCTACGTGAAACCAAAGGCTACACCTACGGCATTCGCTCAAACTTCCTTGGCAACAACTACCAAGGTAACTTCATGATCAGCACAGGCGTGCGTTCAAACGTTACCCTAGAGTCATTAGAGCTAATTCGCGATATGACGAACAATTACGCCAAAGATTACTCAATGGGTGATTTAGATACAACGAAGAGTTTCTATCTCAAGAGTAACGCCCGCCGCTTTGAAACCCTTGACGCCAAACTCGGTATCTTGCGCAACATGGCGAAATACGACTTGCCAGCCAACTACGTACAGTTGCGCGCAAACAGCGTCGAAAAGCTAACTGAGCAACAAGTTAAAGGCCTAGCCATCGACTACATCAAACCACAAAGCATGATTTACGTGGTTGTTGGCGATGCTAAAACCCAGCTTAAGCGCTTAGACAAACTTGGTCTTGGTAAGCCAGTTTTATTGAATTAAAGTAATTCAATAAACCAGTGCGAAAAACAGCAAAAGCCATTATCGTTGGATAATGGCTTTTGTATTTGGGGAAATGCTAATGTCTTTGCTTGGTAAAAAGCTGGACAATTGGGATGGTAAATCCACCGATGATTTACGCCACATCTACGCCTCAATAGAAAGTGCTCATTTCGATTCTGCCAAACGACAAAATCCATCGCTGATTGACGCACTGATGCGCCATTTTCCACAACATCCAATCGCAGTCACTTGGTTGGTAAAACACGCCGTTGAAAATGACTATTCACTGTCGTTACTGCATAACGAAAAATTACTAGAACACTTATTAGAAAATCCAACTTGGCAATCAATGCTACATATCCTTCAAATATCAGAACATCTAACAATTTCCAAAAGTCTAACCACTGCGCTGTACGCCAAACTGCGCCATAACTTAAGCCACGATAATAAATTCATTCGCGCATGGAGTTATCACGCCCTAGCTGTGCTCACGAAACAATATTCAGAGTTTAAGCAGGAAGTTAATGAGCTACTGAGAATGGCACTCACGGATGAAGCGCCGTCTTTAAAGGCGAGAATTAGAGGTATTTTGAAAAATACCAAGTAAATACTAGCGTAATATGCCAAATCAAAGAGCAATCATTTCCTAGCTTTGGCAGCTTCTAAATTACTCTGTGTTTGAATCTTTGAGTTCAAACTCAATGCCGCCAATGTATTGAAAAGCAAAATTGTAGATAACACAGAATATCACGCTAAAAAGATAACCCACAACAAGATAAATCAACGGTATGGCCAGAAACATTGAAAAAACCTTACTGTTCGGTAAGACATGTGAAACAGAATAATCCATTGTTATACCTAACAGTAGTAATGGCATTGAGCAAGCTGCCATTAAAATGCCAATCACCTTGCCATTTTGATGTGGAGATAATCGTTTGATTTGTTTTTTCATAGGACTTCCTTGTGAAGAATTTAAATATATCTAAGTGAGCTTAGCTGTTAAATTTTCAATTGTTGATAATAAGTTATGCGATTACAAAACCATCAATGTAATAACATCACTGTCTTGATTGAAGGTCTTATAAGAGAATCACCATCATACACGCCAAGAAATTATGAAGTGCGTGAATACTTGCAGTAACGCTAAAAGCAGCCTGAGTAGAATATTTCTCCCACCTCAAATAAACAGTTGAAAATATTATAAAACTAGTAAAAATAAAAAGTCCCCAGGTTGGTATTAAAAGAGAGTGTAAGCACGACCAGATCACGGCGCTACAGATTATTACGCCCCAAAAACGAACTGTAAAACATTTGATTAACTTGATGATTGGACGCATTAATAATGTTTCAATGACTGGGGCTATTATGACGTAACCCAAAAAGTCGACGAACGACAAAGGGCTGCCATCGATATCAGAGTCAAGATTTAAACTAAAATCAAAAATATTGTTAATGGCAAACCCGAATACAATGCTGATAAAAAAACATAAAAATCCAGCCTTGAGTATATAAATCAGTTTGTTTTCATTAGTGATGGTTAACAAGACTTAAAAATCCTTTTCGTTTACTAAAAGTGTGTTAATCCACGCAATAGCTACTAAACAATACTTAATCGCTTTGGCTCAATTTTAAATGAGCCATAACAGTCAAAGAGTTTATTTGCCAATTCATCCGAACCTTGGACCTTTGCGAACTCAAGCTCTTGCACGGTAATGCCTGTAATTTGTAATAAATCTACTCTTCCAGACGTAAGTTGGAATGAAGAGGGAAACAGCTTGGGTTCAACGACCAAAAGGCTTGCAATATTTTGCGCTACAGACTGGGGGATGCGATCCCCATAATCAATTAACGGTTTATCACCATAATGACCAACGGAAACTAGAATATTGAAGGCGAGAAGACTTCTCATAATCGGTATTGCCCAGTCATATTCGATGTCAGTTTCTAAAATAAACTCCATGCCGAATCCCGAGAACTCATCTGGTTCAACGTGTTCCCAAGGGTTCGACATACCGGAGGTTACATATACCCATGTATCTCTCGTCGCTATTGGCGGGCACTTAAAAACGCCAAAGTGCAGCCAACGAGGATCTATTTCTTCAACGTTAAATTGATTACTAAATATTGTATTATCGAGCGGATAAATACCTTCTCCCGTGCCACCAAAGAGCGCTGGATAGATTTGCACCTCACGTTGCTCCCAAGCATCTTCAAGTAAGCTCATATAATTCCTTATATATGAATCAACGCATTAACTATAATTACTAATTCCCGCGAATCGCATCGATAATTTTGGTGGTCGAACAACCGTCTTCAAAGTTAAGCACTTTTACTTCACCGCCGTTGGCGATAACTTCTTCGCCGCCAGCGATTTCGTGAACTTGATAATCACCGCCTTTTACAAGCATATCTGGCAAGATCTCGCTGATAAGTTCACGTGGCGTGTCTTCGCCAAAACTTACTACCCAATCGACAGCGCCAAGACCTGCTAGAACAGCCATGCGACGATCTACTGGATTTACAGGGCGCGCTTCGCCTTTGAGGCGGCGTACTGAATCGTCATCGTTAACGGCAACGATTAGGCGGTCGCCTAAATTACCTGCGTGACCAAGATATGAGACATGACCTGCGTGGAGGATATCGAAACAACCGTTGGTGAGAACCAC
This DNA window, taken from Psychrobium sp. MM17-31, encodes the following:
- a CDS encoding pitrilysin family protein; the protein is MKLSPLFAATMTAMLALSGCENTQAPNSKASATETVAKAAANEIAYEKFTLDNGLEVIFHTDHSDPVVAVALTSHVGSARELPGRTGFAHLFEHLLFLESENLGKGGLDKLSARIGGSGANGSTSRDRTNYYQAVPSNALEKMIWAEADKLGFFINTVTEQVLAKEKQVVKNEKRQSVDNRPYGHTYAVIDKTLYPEGHPYSWQVIGSLTDLQNATLDDVKNFFKRWYVPNNVTLVVSGDFDPKQAKEWVHKYFDEIKRGEDVVPNKKQPAVLTESRKVMFEDSLAQLPALTMVWPTVPIYHPDSYALSVLSELLGDGKSAPLNKELVDKLKLTSSVDVYGWESELAGQFFISSRGFKDVKLDDIEGGIQAALANFEKNGFEQADLDRIKAGQETAFYQSISSVLGKGFQLAQYNIFADDPGYINQHGKNILAVTKDDVWRVYNKYIKNKPFVATSFVPTGETKLALSGSKLVTVEQEKIVMGAEESFDASQQATYKRTPSTFDRTVEPPYGKDPVLAVPQVWNETLDNGIKVSGIVSNETPLVQVNIDIAGGMLFDDINKVGVANLVGELLNRGTQSQSISQFEDAIKALGASIDTYTTSDSIRISASMLARNYDAVMALISDMLLHPRWDAEEFAQTKARLKNQLIQQKTSPRAIANSQFNQLVYGKDNIFAYNQAGSIESLDKITLDDLKAYYFDNMLPNLATMQIVGDIKEEQVLAPLTMLNAKWKAKERTLPTIKQPTLADKPQLYFYDIPGAKQSQLRIGHASLLASDKNFYNAQVMNYRLGGGGFASKLTQELRETKGYTYGIRSNFLGNNYQGNFMISTGVRSNVTLESLELIRDMTNNYAKDYSMGDLDTTKSFYLKSNARRFETLDAKLGILRNMAKYDLPANYVQLRANSVEKLTEQQVKGLAIDYIKPQSMIYVVVGDAKTQLKRLDKLGLGKPVLLN
- a CDS encoding DUF3566 domain-containing protein; the encoded protein is MKKQIKRLSPHQNGKVIGILMAACSMPLLLLGITMDYSVSHVLPNSKVFSMFLAIPLIYLVVGYLFSVIFCVIYNFAFQYIGGIEFELKDSNTE
- a CDS encoding suppressor of fused domain protein: MSLLEDAWEQREVQIYPALFGGTGEGIYPLDNTIFSNQFNVEEIDPRWLHFGVFKCPPIATRDTWVYVTSGMSNPWEHVEPDEFSGFGMEFILETDIEYDWAIPIMRSLLAFNILVSVGHYGDKPLIDYGDRIPQSVAQNIASLLVVEPKLFPSSFQLTSGRVDLLQITGITVQELEFAKVQGSDELANKLFDCYGSFKIEPKRLSIV